The genomic region ATGTTGCCTCCAAGATACCCGACCTTAGAATCTTCGAAGATGCCTCCGGAAAGTTCAACCTTTCGTTAAGAGAAATAAGCGGGGAGATGCTGATTATCTCCCAGTTCACCCTCTATGGCGACTGCCGGAAGGGAAGAAGACCCTCCTTTACAGAAGCAGAAGACCCCGCCCTTGCCAAAGATCTTTACGAACGATTCATCCTTAGATTGAGGGAAGAGAACATCCCTGTCCAGACAGGTGAGTTTCAAGC from Candidatus Eisenbacteria bacterium harbors:
- the dtd gene encoding D-aminoacyl-tRNA deacylase; translation: MRAVIQRVKSAEVHVDEQLCGKIGNGLLVFVGVAKGDGEEDLSYVASKIPDLRIFEDASGKFNLSLREISGEMLIISQFTLYGDCRKGRRPSFTEAEDPALAKDLYERFILRLREENIPVQTGEFQAKMEVHLINDGPVTLILESRK